The region GTCAGTGACTCCGAATCGATCCCCGTAAATTTTGCCTCTCCAATAGTATTCTCAATTTTTTCAAGCGTGTTCAGCAGGCGATTAAGTGCGCTTTCCGTTTCTGAGAGGATGTCTTCGGTGTAATTAATGGGACTCCGATAGTGCTTTTGCAGGAAAAAAAGCCTGATGGCTTCCGGTTTGTGGCGTTTCACCATCTCGCGGGCCGTGAGAAAATTGCCCAGGGATTTGGACATCTTCTCACCGCGAATTTGCAGAAAACCAATGTGCAGCCAGTAGCGGGAAAAAGGCTTACCGGTCGCCGCTTCGCTCTGGGCAATTTCGTTTTCGTGGTGCGGAAAAATCAAATCCTCTCCCCCGGCGTGAATGTCCAGGGTGTCTCCCAAATACTTCATGGACATGGCCGAGCACTCGATGTGCCACCCGGGACGCCCCCTGCCCCAGGGGCTTTCCCACCAGGGCTCCCCCGGCTTGGCCGCCTTCCAGAGGGCAAAATCCAGCGGGTTGTGCTTGCGTTCGTCCACTTCAATTCGCGCACCGGATTGGAGCTCGTCAATCTTTTTCCCGGAGAGCTTGCCGTAATCCTTGAACTGACTCACATCGTAATACACATCGCCGTCAATCTCGTACGCAAACCCCTTATCCACCAATTTTTTAACGAGAGCGATCATTTCGTCGATGTGAGCCGTGGCGCGGGGATTGACATCTGCCGGCAAAACACGGAGTTTCTGGAGATCTTCCAGATATGCCCGGGCGTAACGCTGAGCGACTTCCTGTGCGGATACGCCTTCATCGTTGGCTTTTTTAATGATTTTATCATCCACATCCGTGATGTTTTGCACGTACAGAACCTGAAATCCCCGGTACATTAAGTACCGGCGAAAAACATCAAAGGTCACAAACGGACGGGCGTTACCGATATGAAAATAATCGTAAACCGTGGGACCACAGGCGTAAAAACGAACCTTCCCTTCCTGCTGCGGAATGAACGTTT is a window of Calditrichota bacterium DNA encoding:
- a CDS encoding cysteine--tRNA ligase; translation: MSIRVYNTLTKKKETFIPQQEGKVRFYACGPTVYDYFHIGNARPFVTFDVFRRYLMYRGFQVLYVQNITDVDDKIIKKANDEGVSAQEVAQRYARAYLEDLQKLRVLPADVNPRATAHIDEMIALVKKLVDKGFAYEIDGDVYYDVSQFKDYGKLSGKKIDELQSGARIEVDERKHNPLDFALWKAAKPGEPWWESPWGRGRPGWHIECSAMSMKYLGDTLDIHAGGEDLIFPHHENEIAQSEAATGKPFSRYWLHIGFLQIRGEKMSKSLGNFLTAREMVKRHKPEAIRLFFLQKHYRSPINYTEDILSETESALNRLLNTLEKIENTIGEAKFTGIDSESLTADEKTVWEAVQANKTRFLEEMDDDFNTAGAMGQLFEMGKQANKILEKESLSDNEKEILAFVRRAFTEFDSFLGLFESSGAGGGVEEETFNQMVELLLHVRTTLRTKKEWALADDIRDGLARLGIQIEDHKDGTTWKKGSKK